In Alphaproteobacteria bacterium, a single genomic region encodes these proteins:
- a CDS encoding ATP-binding protein, which translates to MTVCISNLAERVDPTSPSVSCGEIYSYFQANPDLLCVPVVVRERPIGLIHRHELLVRLADQFGRALYEKKPIVQLMDDRPLLVERSFTLEKLNDLIIATNPNALLKGFIIVDNGIYFGMGTALNLLRMTNESVSARAEELEAARAAEAQASRAKSHFLANMSHELRTPLNAIIGFSEMMAKETLGPIGNGKYGEYTRDILGSARHLLAVINDILDLARIEAGRIDLNEVPFRIDRVIEEAMQVSRVLAINNEIVLTLDTIKALPPVTGDERKITQVLLNLLSNAIKFTPPGGQVRLGTEIDPHGNLKLYVTDTGIGIAPDQLEDVMKPFGQADTDLNRRFEGTGLGLPLSRALVRIHGGELWLESTLGRGTTAQFIIPGWRLNWVESGASATVTQQIAL; encoded by the coding sequence ATGACAGTCTGTATCAGCAATCTGGCCGAACGTGTCGATCCTACCTCCCCCAGCGTCAGTTGCGGGGAAATCTACTCCTATTTTCAGGCCAATCCCGACCTTCTATGCGTTCCCGTGGTCGTGCGCGAACGCCCCATCGGGCTGATCCATCGCCATGAGCTTCTGGTCAGACTGGCAGATCAGTTTGGCCGGGCCCTCTATGAAAAGAAACCGATTGTCCAACTGATGGATGATCGCCCCCTTTTGGTGGAGAGAAGCTTTACGCTGGAAAAGCTGAACGATCTGATCATCGCGACCAACCCGAACGCCCTTCTCAAGGGCTTCATCATTGTCGATAACGGAATTTATTTCGGCATGGGGACGGCACTGAATCTCCTCAGAATGACAAACGAGTCCGTCTCGGCACGAGCCGAAGAACTCGAAGCGGCGCGGGCGGCCGAGGCACAGGCGAGCCGCGCCAAGTCACACTTTCTGGCAAATATGAGCCACGAGCTCAGAACTCCGCTCAACGCGATCATCGGGTTTTCCGAAATGATGGCGAAGGAAACCCTGGGGCCGATCGGAAACGGAAAATACGGCGAGTATACCCGGGACATTCTGGGCAGCGCTCGCCATCTTCTTGCCGTTATCAACGACATTCTTGACCTGGCGCGGATCGAGGCCGGGCGTATTGACCTGAACGAGGTGCCCTTCCGGATCGATCGCGTGATCGAGGAGGCCATGCAGGTGTCCAGGGTTCTCGCCATAAACAATGAAATAGTTTTGACCCTTGATACGATCAAAGCTCTTCCGCCGGTGACAGGGGATGAGCGAAAAATAACCCAGGTGCTCTTAAATCTTCTGTCGAACGCAATTAAGTTCACTCCGCCAGGAGGACAGGTCCGGCTTGGCACCGAAATCGATCCGCACGGCAATCTGAAGCTGTATGTCACGGATACAGGCATAGGGATTGCCCCGGACCAGCTCGAAGACGTGATGAAGCCGTTCGGCCAGGCTGACACCGACCTCAACCGCCGTTTCGAAGGTACCGGTCTCGGACTGCCCCTGAGCCGCGCTCTGGTCCGTATCCATGGCGGCGAGCTTTGGCTCGAGAGCACGCTCGGCCGGGGCACGACTGCCCAATTCATAATCCCGGGCTGGCGGCTGAACTGGGTCGAGTCGGGTGCATCCGCCACGGTGACCCAGCAAATCGCCCTCTGA
- a CDS encoding class II aldolase/adducin family protein: MPGPDQQIEARLRQAARALGRHGLAHAYGHCSIRLDAESFLVCAPRPMGLIRPGENGTVVSLSGPLPEGVLGEVRVHREIYRRRPGIGGICRSMPPHVMSLSVLQRTPRPRHGFGTYFAPAPALWDDPQLLRDDAAAERLAKTLGEGAAVMMRGNGCVVAGETLEEAVVLTWYLEDAARVELDVLKAGMSESAPVLSAEDALKRATRDGRIIERMWDYLVAGDPETRDETL; encoded by the coding sequence ATGCCGGGACCAGACCAACAGATAGAAGCCAGGCTTCGCCAGGCGGCGCGCGCGCTGGGGCGTCACGGCCTGGCTCATGCCTATGGCCATTGCAGTATCCGGCTGGACGCGGAGAGCTTCCTCGTGTGCGCGCCCCGGCCCATGGGCCTGATCAGGCCGGGGGAAAATGGCACGGTCGTTTCCTTATCGGGCCCGCTCCCCGAGGGCGTTCTGGGCGAAGTCCGGGTGCACCGTGAAATCTACCGCCGACGCCCCGGGATCGGCGGCATCTGCCGCAGTATGCCCCCCCATGTGATGAGCCTTTCCGTGCTGCAGCGCACACCCCGGCCGCGCCATGGGTTCGGGACTTACTTCGCTCCCGCCCCGGCCCTTTGGGACGATCCGCAACTCCTTCGTGATGACGCCGCGGCGGAACGGCTGGCCAAAACCCTTGGCGAGGGTGCGGCGGTCATGATGCGCGGTAACGGATGCGTTGTGGCGGGGGAAACGCTGGAGGAAGCGGTTGTCCTTACCTGGTATCTCGAAGATGCCGCCCGGGTGGAGCTCGACGTCCTCAAGGCGGGGATGAGCGAAAGCGCGCCCGTGCTTTCTGCCGAGGACGCCCTGAAGCGGGCAACGCGGGACGGCCGAATCATCGAACGGATGTGGGACTATCTCGTTGCGGGCGACCCGGAGACCCGGGATGAGACGCTTTAG
- a CDS encoding VOC family protein, with product MIELHDIRYVRIGTSSRSESVRFLTEIVGLELVDDGEDGAYLRGDDRDHNVCIFEGDPRDHTVGFELVNERALQSAAEQLKLNHIPYTMGSDAEAQKRRVDVFLNFRDPTGNSIDLVVRPYHSGRRFFPSRDSGITQFGHVGLNTTDARRDEAFWTGLFNARVSDRIGEAALLRIDEVHHKVALFPTDRPGIQHVNFQVGSIDDIMRSWYFLQSHQVPIAFGPGRHPTSTAMFLYFYGPDELIWEYSHGVRLITDENYVPRQFPLAGSSFCMWGATPNIKEFS from the coding sequence ATGATCGAGCTTCATGACATCCGGTATGTCCGAATCGGCACTTCCAGCCGGTCGGAAAGCGTTCGGTTTCTGACCGAAATCGTCGGACTGGAGTTGGTGGATGATGGGGAGGACGGCGCCTATCTCAGGGGCGATGATCGGGATCACAACGTCTGTATCTTCGAGGGCGATCCGCGGGACCATACTGTCGGCTTCGAACTGGTTAATGAGCGCGCGCTTCAGTCCGCGGCCGAGCAACTGAAGCTCAACCATATCCCATACACAATGGGCAGCGACGCCGAAGCCCAAAAGCGCCGCGTGGACGTCTTCCTGAACTTCCGCGACCCGACCGGTAACTCGATCGATCTTGTGGTTCGCCCATATCATTCAGGCCGTCGTTTTTTCCCGAGCCGGGATAGCGGTATTACACAGTTTGGCCATGTCGGGCTGAATACCACCGATGCCCGGCGTGACGAAGCCTTTTGGACAGGGCTTTTCAACGCGCGGGTCAGCGACCGGATCGGGGAGGCAGCGCTCCTTCGTATCGATGAGGTGCACCACAAGGTGGCGCTGTTCCCGACAGACCGTCCGGGCATCCAGCACGTGAACTTCCAGGTCGGGTCCATCGACGACATCATGCGGTCCTGGTATTTCCTGCAATCGCACCAGGTGCCGATCGCATTCGGGCCGGGCCGGCATCCCACCTCGACGGCGATGTTCCTTTATTTCTATGGTCCTGACGAGTTGATCTGGGAATATTCACACGGTGTTCGTTTGATCACCGATGAGAATTATGTCCCCCGCCAGTTTCCTTTGGCAGGCTCGTCCTTCTGCATGTGGGGGGCGACCCCCAATATCAAGGAATTTTCCTAA
- a CDS encoding phytanoyl-CoA dioxygenase family protein has translation MKRQLLRPITGEEIETYKRDGVVCLRGILDLSCVRELAAAIADLMATPPASAVSLTNLGLLADRPEDISGFVAGDLWRNSTEEWGNEGYMRGTVLLDERVAEIDKEKRGHFWSITGSWRQDERVRELATRSPLPEIAAHLMESRRVFLCGDGDQILVKPPLTREKTAWHQDLGYDHLAGSQRIAIRVPCDPETLETGTVRYLRGSHRDGTEYKVNYFISNMTSPDDPAAALPDIDGHEAEFDLVHFDVEPGDLVVHHIGTVHGAGGNASPSQQRRAITIRYCGDDAVYYPRPLAPPVNTPPKIKKGASVAGDPDIFPPVYP, from the coding sequence GTGAAAAGGCAGCTCTTGCGTCCGATCACTGGTGAGGAAATCGAGACCTACAAGCGCGACGGAGTCGTGTGCCTTCGTGGAATTCTGGACCTTTCCTGTGTTCGGGAACTTGCGGCCGCGATTGCCGATCTGATGGCAACGCCACCAGCGTCCGCCGTCAGTCTCACCAACCTTGGGCTGCTTGCCGACCGGCCCGAAGACATATCGGGTTTCGTCGCGGGGGATTTGTGGCGGAATTCGACCGAGGAATGGGGCAACGAGGGCTATATGCGGGGCACGGTGCTTCTGGACGAACGCGTTGCCGAAATCGACAAGGAAAAGCGAGGCCATTTCTGGTCAATCACGGGTTCCTGGCGACAGGATGAGCGGGTCCGCGAACTGGCGACCCGATCCCCGCTGCCGGAGATTGCCGCCCATCTGATGGAATCGAGACGGGTTTTCCTGTGCGGGGATGGCGACCAGATCCTGGTCAAGCCGCCGCTGACCCGTGAAAAGACCGCCTGGCATCAGGATCTGGGTTACGACCATCTGGCCGGAAGCCAGCGAATAGCGATTCGCGTGCCCTGCGATCCCGAGACCCTGGAAACCGGGACCGTTCGCTACCTGCGCGGCTCCCACCGGGACGGCACGGAATACAAGGTCAATTATTTCATCAGCAACATGACCAGCCCGGACGATCCGGCGGCGGCGCTGCCCGATATCGATGGACACGAGGCCGAGTTCGATCTGGTACATTTTGATGTCGAGCCGGGGGACCTGGTGGTTCATCATATCGGAACCGTGCACGGCGCCGGCGGCAACGCCTCACCCTCCCAGCAACGTCGCGCGATCACCATCCGGTACTGTGGCGATGATGCTGTCTATTACCCGCGCCCGCTGGCCCCGCCGGTCAACACGCCCCCGAAAATCAAAAAGGGGGCCTCGGTCGCCGGAGATCCGGATATTTTTCCGCCCGTCTATCCGTGA
- a CDS encoding aromatic ring-hydroxylating dioxygenase subunit alpha, producing MSDVMSPAKEARRLRWAERYPELGTDPLPTSVFTSEDHFRDEVEKIFKKTWLQVGRVEEIPNAHDFKIRRLDFAEASAVIMRNKDGSLKAFHNICSHRGNKPISETGFDTFGNVRGGKFECRFHGWVYDTAGTLVHVPEEDHFPPCFSRAENGLTPIACDVWEGFIFINLDPKPDQDLKTFLGGLGEHLSGYPYGELTNVYRYQQVVRCNWKVALDAFSESYHVPYLHRYLWPEAFGTTLEGIKFFGPHRTSEVFLDPASMKVTDVGKIANAVTENSLGQSRPVKVMLPPQVNPEARADFAFELSAFFPNFMVHIGEGTCFTHNFYPIDVNTIMWEGTSYIHQSRTNREMFAEVWAEKMQLNNWLEDSATMEITQEALRSGAKDVFWLHDEEVLIRHSHKMVEHFISG from the coding sequence ATGTCTGACGTCATGTCGCCGGCAAAAGAGGCGCGCCGTCTGCGCTGGGCCGAGAGGTATCCCGAGCTGGGCACCGATCCGCTACCGACCTCGGTGTTTACCTCGGAAGACCACTTTCGCGACGAAGTCGAAAAAATATTCAAGAAGACATGGCTGCAGGTCGGCCGGGTCGAGGAGATTCCGAACGCCCACGACTTCAAGATCCGGCGTCTGGATTTTGCCGAAGCTTCCGCTGTGATCATGCGGAACAAGGACGGCAGCCTGAAGGCCTTTCACAACATCTGTTCCCATCGCGGGAACAAACCCATATCGGAAACCGGATTCGATACCTTCGGTAATGTGCGGGGCGGCAAGTTCGAATGCCGCTTCCACGGCTGGGTGTATGACACCGCGGGCACGCTGGTTCACGTCCCGGAGGAAGATCATTTCCCGCCATGCTTTTCACGCGCCGAGAACGGGCTTACGCCCATTGCTTGTGACGTCTGGGAAGGCTTTATCTTCATCAATCTGGACCCAAAACCGGACCAGGATCTGAAGACCTTCCTCGGCGGGCTAGGTGAGCATCTGTCGGGCTATCCTTATGGCGAGCTGACGAATGTCTACCGCTACCAGCAGGTCGTTCGCTGTAACTGGAAGGTGGCCCTCGACGCCTTTTCCGAATCCTACCACGTGCCCTATCTTCATCGGTATCTTTGGCCCGAGGCTTTCGGTACGACGCTGGAGGGCATAAAGTTCTTCGGGCCGCACCGCACATCCGAGGTCTTTCTCGATCCGGCCTCCATGAAGGTGACCGATGTCGGCAAGATCGCCAACGCGGTTACGGAAAATTCCCTGGGTCAGTCACGTCCGGTCAAGGTCATGCTGCCGCCACAGGTCAATCCGGAGGCCCGGGCGGACTTCGCCTTCGAGCTTTCAGCTTTCTTCCCCAATTTCATGGTGCATATCGGGGAGGGGACGTGCTTCACCCATAATTTCTATCCCATCGACGTGAACACAATCATGTGGGAAGGCACCAGCTATATCCACCAGTCGCGAACCAACCGTGAAATGTTCGCCGAAGTCTGGGCCGAAAAAATGCAGCTTAACAACTGGCTCGAAGACTCGGCGACAATGGAAATTACGCAAGAAGCGTTGCGCTCCGGCGCGAAGGACGTCTTCTGGCTACATGATGAGGAAGTTCTCATTCGCCATTCTCACAAGATGGTCGAGCACTTCATCTCTGGATAA
- a CDS encoding DUF3833 domain-containing protein, whose amino-acid sequence MRGLTIFVLMGSMLGLALGGCMSRKPADVARTDIEFRLEEYFEGQTRAYGLFEDRFGKVRRQFVVDITGTVGGDLLTLDENFRYADGELDRRVWHIRNLGGGRYEGQASDIVGTAKGEIFGNALNWRYTLDLKVGEGTWRVQFDDWMFLQPDGVLLNRARVSKWGIELGEVTLAFQRLSGGPETGGEARSRAPQSPGAAALSSK is encoded by the coding sequence ATGCGGGGTCTGACAATTTTCGTCCTGATGGGGTCAATGCTGGGACTAGCCTTGGGTGGATGCATGAGCAGGAAACCGGCCGACGTGGCCAGAACGGATATCGAATTCCGGCTCGAGGAATATTTCGAGGGCCAGACACGCGCTTACGGACTGTTTGAAGACAGGTTCGGGAAGGTCCGCCGACAATTCGTGGTGGATATCACGGGCACTGTAGGGGGCGATTTGCTCACTCTCGACGAAAATTTCCGCTATGCCGACGGCGAGCTGGATCGCCGGGTCTGGCATATCCGGAATCTCGGCGGGGGCCGGTATGAGGGCCAGGCGAGCGACATCGTCGGGACCGCAAAGGGAGAAATCTTCGGCAATGCGCTCAACTGGCGCTACACCCTCGATCTCAAGGTGGGGGAGGGAACCTGGCGGGTGCAATTTGATGATTGGATGTTCCTTCAGCCGGATGGTGTGCTCCTCAACCGCGCGAGGGTCAGCAAATGGGGCATCGAATTGGGCGAGGTAACCCTTGCTTTTCAGCGTCTTTCGGGTGGTCCGGAAACCGGCGGAGAGGCCCGATCGCGGGCCCCCCAGTCGCCTGGCGCAGCCGCATTGTCCTCGAAATAG
- a CDS encoding isochorismatase family cysteine hydrolase, producing the protein MPLQIDRISPRKTAVIVVDMQHDFVAPGAPLETPMGRDLLPNLTRLLDHARQRGMTVIYTAHVHREDGSDMGLYGEIWEPIGKHKALVDEKPGVEIYDPVAPQPGELTVKKHRYSAFYGTDLDMILREKKIENVAITGVTTENCCMSTARDAMFHNYRVAFISDATGTFDYPDVGFGAIPATEVHRVCLGILGVSTAHVMTTEDFIHKSLANEPA; encoded by the coding sequence ATGCCACTTCAGATAGACCGGATCAGCCCCCGCAAGACCGCGGTCATTGTGGTCGATATGCAACACGACTTCGTGGCACCGGGAGCCCCGCTGGAAACTCCGATGGGCAGGGACCTGCTGCCCAACCTCACGCGACTCCTCGATCACGCCCGACAGCGTGGCATGACGGTGATCTATACTGCCCACGTCCACCGCGAGGACGGGAGCGATATGGGGCTTTACGGGGAGATCTGGGAGCCGATCGGCAAGCACAAGGCTCTCGTGGACGAGAAACCTGGCGTCGAAATCTACGACCCGGTAGCACCCCAGCCTGGCGAACTCACGGTCAAGAAACACCGCTACAGCGCCTTTTACGGCACGGACCTCGATATGATCCTGCGGGAGAAAAAAATCGAAAACGTTGCCATCACCGGTGTTACGACGGAAAACTGCTGCATGTCGACGGCGCGCGATGCAATGTTCCACAATTATCGCGTTGCCTTCATCTCGGACGCCACCGGCACATTCGATTACCCCGATGTTGGTTTCGGGGCCATTCCCGCAACGGAGGTGCACCGGGTGTGCCTCGGAATTCTCGGCGTTTCCACTGCCCATGTGATGACGACCGAAGATTTCATCCACAAAAGCCTGGCCAATGAACCGGCCTGA
- a CDS encoding urea carboxylase-associated family protein, with protein sequence MGNTPGELLKSETIQPHHFGTGIVRKGETLRIVDVEGQQVADFVTIKLNDPSEYLDCIYTNWRLGRWKWNEGDAIYTNHMNPLWTITDDRLGNHYTGGGFCSRDARRLYYKDDQKGCRDTLEDAFKAEGIDPRLLQSVSCFNVFMTVDYTPEGEWVIREPITEAGDYIDLRAEMDLMWMVSVCYWPEVVNGSRHTPLRFETYAAG encoded by the coding sequence ATGGGGAACACACCGGGAGAGCTTCTCAAAAGCGAGACGATCCAGCCGCATCACTTTGGTACAGGCATCGTCCGGAAGGGTGAAACGCTGCGGATCGTTGACGTCGAGGGACAGCAGGTCGCCGATTTCGTCACCATCAAGTTGAACGACCCCAGCGAATACCTCGACTGTATCTATACCAATTGGCGGTTGGGGCGGTGGAAGTGGAATGAAGGCGATGCCATCTACACCAACCATATGAATCCGCTCTGGACCATTACCGACGACCGTCTCGGGAATCACTATACTGGTGGGGGCTTCTGCTCGCGCGATGCGCGGCGTCTTTATTACAAGGATGACCAGAAAGGGTGCCGGGACACCCTTGAGGATGCCTTCAAGGCGGAGGGTATCGATCCGCGCCTGTTGCAATCGGTCTCCTGCTTTAACGTGTTCATGACGGTCGATTACACGCCGGAGGGAGAATGGGTGATTCGGGAGCCCATTACGGAAGCGGGGGATTATATCGACCTGCGGGCGGAGATGGACCTGATGTGGATGGTTTCCGTGTGCTACTGGCCTGAGGTTGTCAATGGCAGCCGCCATACGCCGTTGCGTTTCGAGACCTATGCGGCCGGCTGA
- a CDS encoding DUF1329 domain-containing protein, producing the protein MKPVRISLAALVAVALWAGGGSAQAQENCEGQVMKPGTLINSQNLDCARQMTFHGAKIGDMLTDKVDWQIREWGLEVEVQDPIAPNRDARLMEATERYKDTIKLDPMTRNLVNYKTGVPFPDVDENSEHLALKIIWNYIYGHPHSDVQDFNKFAYLLIDGDTGLERKQYWGYVRYWMTGQIADIDNPTRGDGTVIDKLLLWAWYPQDIRGLGTFTLRYNTGKLPDTWAYIRTVRRIRRLSGGAWFDPIGGTDQLNDDIECFNAHPNWYQDFKLMGKRKVLAVFNSRRPTWKPDASSEDAQFPRVDLTEAPFWNVKDRWEPRDVWVVESIPPQEHPYSKKEFYVDAINWRPVYADMYDKAGAYWKHCHAAAFEFEAEDGYPAMASAWGQVVDFQRRHATIWNLHDSIRTNPSDVTETDVTLQQLEDQAN; encoded by the coding sequence ATGAAACCTGTACGGATAAGCCTGGCGGCTCTGGTTGCCGTCGCACTGTGGGCCGGCGGCGGCAGTGCCCAGGCACAGGAAAATTGCGAAGGCCAGGTCATGAAGCCCGGCACGCTCATCAACAGCCAGAATCTCGATTGCGCCCGCCAGATGACTTTTCACGGCGCAAAGATAGGTGACATGCTGACCGACAAGGTCGATTGGCAAATTCGCGAATGGGGCCTCGAGGTCGAGGTTCAGGACCCGATCGCGCCCAATCGCGACGCGCGCCTCATGGAAGCGACCGAGCGCTATAAGGATACGATCAAGCTCGACCCGATGACCCGCAATCTTGTCAATTACAAGACGGGTGTACCGTTTCCGGATGTCGATGAGAACAGCGAGCACCTGGCGCTGAAGATAATCTGGAATTACATTTACGGCCATCCGCACTCGGACGTGCAGGATTTCAACAAGTTCGCCTATCTCCTGATTGATGGTGATACAGGGCTCGAGCGCAAGCAGTACTGGGGCTATGTCCGCTACTGGATGACCGGGCAGATCGCCGATATCGACAATCCGACACGCGGCGACGGGACAGTTATCGACAAGCTTCTCTTGTGGGCCTGGTATCCGCAGGACATCCGCGGCCTCGGAACATTCACGCTGCGCTATAACACAGGCAAGCTGCCTGACACCTGGGCCTATATCCGAACCGTTCGCCGTATCCGGCGCCTCTCGGGCGGCGCATGGTTCGATCCGATTGGCGGCACGGATCAGCTCAATGACGACATCGAATGCTTTAACGCCCATCCCAACTGGTATCAGGACTTCAAATTGATGGGCAAGCGCAAGGTCCTTGCCGTATTCAACAGCCGCCGCCCGACCTGGAAACCCGACGCTTCATCGGAGGACGCGCAATTCCCGCGGGTGGATCTGACCGAGGCACCATTCTGGAATGTCAAGGACCGCTGGGAGCCGCGCGACGTCTGGGTCGTCGAATCCATCCCGCCGCAGGAACATCCCTACAGCAAGAAAGAATTCTACGTGGATGCCATCAACTGGCGCCCCGTCTATGCCGATATGTATGACAAGGCCGGCGCGTACTGGAAGCACTGCCACGCCGCAGCCTTCGAGTTCGAGGCGGAGGACGGTTATCCGGCCATGGCATCGGCCTGGGGTCAGGTCGTGGATTTCCAGCGTCGCCATGCGACGATATGGAATCTTCACGACAGCATCCGGACCAACCCGTCCGATGTGACCGAGACGGATGTGACGCTGCAACAGCTTGAAGACCAGGCCAACTAG
- a CDS encoding cyclase family protein, producing the protein MARRFVDISVRLEDDIVSDPPGYGPKIEYVTHKDTAKDVAGFFPGVKESDLPDGEGWALEWIRLMTHNGTHLDAPYHYASTMDKGKKAMTIDEVPLEWCFNRGVKLDFRNFPDGYVVTAEDVEKELARIGHTLEPYDIVLINTRASSAYGDDDYIHAGCGMGREATLYLLERGVRVTGIDAWSWDAPFLHTKKRWEETQDPSIIWEGHRVGRDIGYCHLEKLGNLDDLPGTGYTVACFPCKIKGASAGWTRAVAIFDE; encoded by the coding sequence ATGGCCCGACGTTTCGTAGACATCTCCGTTCGCCTTGAAGACGACATCGTTTCGGACCCCCCCGGATACGGGCCGAAAATCGAATACGTGACCCACAAGGACACGGCCAAGGATGTCGCGGGTTTCTTCCCCGGGGTAAAGGAGAGCGATCTGCCCGATGGAGAAGGGTGGGCGCTCGAATGGATTCGCCTCATGACCCATAACGGGACCCATCTGGATGCGCCGTACCATTACGCCTCGACGATGGATAAGGGCAAAAAGGCCATGACGATCGATGAGGTGCCGCTGGAATGGTGCTTCAATCGTGGCGTGAAACTGGACTTCCGGAATTTCCCGGACGGCTACGTCGTGACGGCGGAAGACGTCGAGAAAGAACTCGCCCGGATCGGACATACGCTGGAACCCTACGACATCGTCCTCATTAACACTCGGGCGAGCTCGGCCTATGGCGACGACGACTACATTCATGCCGGTTGCGGTATGGGCCGCGAAGCCACGCTCTATCTGCTCGAGCGCGGGGTCCGCGTGACCGGGATCGATGCGTGGAGCTGGGATGCCCCGTTTCTGCACACCAAGAAGCGCTGGGAGGAAACCCAGGATCCCAGCATTATCTGGGAAGGGCACCGGGTCGGCCGGGACATCGGGTACTGCCACCTCGAGAAGCTCGGCAACCTCGATGATTTGCCGGGGACCGGATACACGGTTGCTTGTTTTCCCTGCAAAATCAAAGGGGCTTCGGCCGGGTGGACCCGGGCCGTGGCAATTTTCGACGAGTAA
- a CDS encoding fumarylacetoacetate hydrolase family protein encodes MKLITFRLTDGVPRLGAWLEDGVRAVDLARAALARDGDATPVLTSMQALMDAGEAGLDLARKTSDWAANTGDEDLVVSANNGFSLMSPVPVPAQIRDGLFFEDHLKQAFAVLRRTRARAEPDPEEALRRFEKAGLFGIPEVWYKRPIYYKANRFSVIGSDTDIIWPYYAENLDYELEFGCFIGKRVRDVSRKDAASHIFGYSIFNDISARDVQSEEMPGQLGPTKSKDFDTGNIIGPCVVTADEIGDPYNLTMIARVNGEEWSRGNSGSAYWRFEDAIEIMSRSETLYPGEFIGSGTVGGGCGLEMERSLSPGDVIELEVEGIGILRNRIVRLDS; translated from the coding sequence ATGAAATTGATCACCTTTCGTCTGACCGACGGCGTGCCTCGGCTCGGCGCCTGGCTGGAAGACGGGGTCCGGGCGGTGGACCTGGCCAGGGCCGCACTTGCGCGCGATGGCGACGCTACTCCGGTGCTCACCTCCATGCAGGCGCTCATGGATGCCGGCGAAGCAGGGCTCGACCTTGCCCGCAAGACTTCCGACTGGGCCGCAAATACCGGAGACGAGGATCTCGTGGTAAGTGCGAATAACGGCTTTTCGCTGATGTCGCCCGTGCCGGTGCCGGCCCAGATCCGGGACGGGCTGTTTTTCGAGGATCACCTGAAACAGGCCTTCGCCGTCCTGCGACGCACTCGAGCCCGGGCCGAACCCGATCCGGAAGAGGCGTTGCGCCGCTTCGAGAAAGCCGGGCTCTTTGGCATTCCCGAGGTCTGGTACAAGCGACCGATCTATTACAAGGCCAACCGGTTTTCTGTGATCGGTTCGGATACCGACATCATCTGGCCGTACTACGCCGAAAATCTCGATTATGAGTTGGAATTCGGCTGCTTTATCGGCAAGCGAGTCCGAGATGTAAGCAGGAAGGACGCGGCCAGCCATATTTTCGGCTACAGCATTTTCAATGACATCAGTGCCCGCGATGTCCAGTCGGAAGAGATGCCAGGGCAGCTTGGGCCGACCAAATCAAAGGATTTTGATACAGGCAATATAATCGGCCCGTGTGTTGTGACAGCCGATGAGATCGGGGATCCCTATAATCTGACCATGATCGCCCGGGTGAATGGCGAGGAATGGTCGCGCGGCAATAGTGGTTCGGCCTACTGGCGCTTCGAGGACGCGATCGAAATCATGTCGCGGTCCGAAACGCTCTATCCTGGAGAATTCATTGGCTCCGGCACCGTGGGCGGCGGCTGCGGACTTGAGATGGAGCGTTCGCTCAGCCCGGGCGACGTTATCGAGCTGGAAGTCGAAGGAATCGGCATTCTCAGAAATAGGATCGTCCGCCTAGACAGCTAG